Below is a genomic region from Streptococcus salivarius.
TCTTTAACTTGAGTGCAAGTTACTTGATGGATCAAAATATCGATAACATGGCTAATAACCTCAATGCCTTCTTCAACCCTATGAAGGCCGATCTTGACTAGGAGGAGTAATAACAAAATGCGAAAATTTTTGAATAAATATTGGGGATGGACCTTCCTCATCGTACCAATCATCTTACAAGCTGTCTTCTTTTACTTCCCTATGGTACAAGGAGCGTTCTATAGTCTCACTAACTGGACTGGTTTGACTTACAATTATAAGTTTGTCGGTCTCAATAACTACAAACTCCTTATGATCGATGGAAAATTCTTCCAAGCAATCATCTTTACCATCATCTTAACCTTGGCTTTGATTATTGGTGAAATCTTCATCGGAATGGTTGTGGCGCGTGCGCTCAATTCGAAAATTAAGGGACAAACCTTCTTCCGTGCTTGGTTCTTCTTTCCAGCAGTACTTTCTGGTTTGACTGTTTCCTTGATTTTCAAACAATTCTTTAACTATGGTCTTCCAACAATCGGCAAGGTTTTGGGTATCGGTTTCTTGCAAGAAAGCTTACTCGGAACTAGCTTTGGAGCAGTCATTGCAACAATTTTTGTACTCCTTTGGCAAGGGGTCGCAATGCCAATCATCCTATTTCTTGCAGGTCTTCAAAGTATTCCAGATGATATTCTTGAAGCTGCAGCTATTGACGGGGCTACTGCTAAACAAACCTTCTGGAAGATTGAGTTGCCATACTTGCTTCCAACAGTTTCAATGGTTTTCATCCTAGCACTTAAATCAGGGTTGACAGCTTTTGACCAAATCTTTGCACTTACAGGTGGTGGACCAAATAACGCCACAACCTCTCTAGGTCTCTTAGTTTATAACTATGCTTTCAAGAGCAACCAATACGGTTATGCTAATGCGATTGCCATTATCCTCTTCTTGATTATCGGTGTCGTATCAGTCCTACAAATCAAACTATCTAAGAAATTTGAAATTTAATGGAGGAGTATCACAAATGAAAAAAGAAGAAAAAGTAACGAATTTTTGGAAATACGCCCTCCTCGTTGTCGGTGGTATCCTCATTCTCGTACCACTCTTGGTAACAGTCTTTAGTTCCTTTAAGACTACTAAGGACATCATGAATCATTTCTTTAGCCTGCCTAACCCATTTACGCTAAGCAACTACCAGCGTTTGATTGCGGACGGTATTGGTGGTTACTTCTGGAACTCAGCAGTTATTACAATCCTCTCACTTATTGCGGTAGCAATATTCATCCCAGCAGCAGCCTACTCAATTGCTCGTAACATGTCAAAACGTAAAGCTTTCAACATCATGTATTCACTGTTGATTTTGGGAATCTTTGTACCTTTCCAAGTTATCATGATTCCAATCACTGTCATGATGAGTAAACTTGGTCTTGCTAATATGTACGGCTTGGTAATCCTTTATCTAACATATGCCATTCCACAAACCCTCTTCCTTTATGTAGGTTACATCAAAATTAGTGTGCCAGATAGTTTAGATGAAGCGGCAGAAATTGATGGTGCGGATAAGTTCACAACCTACCGTCAAATCATCTTCCCAATGCTTAAACCAATGCATGCGACAACCCTAATCATCAATGCTCTTTGGTTCTGGAATGACTTCATGCTTCCATTGTTGGTATTGAACAAAGATTCAAAAATGTGGACGCTTCCACTCTTCCAATACAACTATCAAGGGCAATACTTCAACGATTATGGACCAAGTTTCGCATCATACATCGTAGGTATCATTACCATCACAATCGTTTACCTCATTTTCCAAAAGAATATCATTTCAGGAATGAGCAACGGTGCAGTAAAATAAGCTATTTAGACACTAGCCCAACTCAATAAAATATAACAGTAACAATCAAAGAAAGAATCACTCAGATAAAGGGAGAAAACAATGGTCGAATTAAACCTTAACCACATCCACAAAAAATACCCAAATGCTACACATTATGCAGTTGAAGATTTTAACCTCAATATCAAAGATAAAGAGTTCATCGTCTTTGTCGGACCATCAGGGTGTGGTAAATCAACAACACTTCGCATGGTGGCAGGACTTGAAGACATCACTGAGGGGCAATTGAAAATCGATGGTGAAGTCGTTAACGACAAATCACCTAAAGATCGTGATATCGCTATGGTCTTCCAAAACTACGCTTTGTACCCACATATGACAGTTTACGATAAC
It encodes:
- a CDS encoding carbohydrate ABC transporter permease, with the protein product MKKEEKVTNFWKYALLVVGGILILVPLLVTVFSSFKTTKDIMNHFFSLPNPFTLSNYQRLIADGIGGYFWNSAVITILSLIAVAIFIPAAAYSIARNMSKRKAFNIMYSLLILGIFVPFQVIMIPITVMMSKLGLANMYGLVILYLTYAIPQTLFLYVGYIKISVPDSLDEAAEIDGADKFTTYRQIIFPMLKPMHATTLIINALWFWNDFMLPLLVLNKDSKMWTLPLFQYNYQGQYFNDYGPSFASYIVGIITITIVYLIFQKNIISGMSNGAVK
- a CDS encoding carbohydrate ABC transporter permease gives rise to the protein MRKFLNKYWGWTFLIVPIILQAVFFYFPMVQGAFYSLTNWTGLTYNYKFVGLNNYKLLMIDGKFFQAIIFTIILTLALIIGEIFIGMVVARALNSKIKGQTFFRAWFFFPAVLSGLTVSLIFKQFFNYGLPTIGKVLGIGFLQESLLGTSFGAVIATIFVLLWQGVAMPIILFLAGLQSIPDDILEAAAIDGATAKQTFWKIELPYLLPTVSMVFILALKSGLTAFDQIFALTGGGPNNATTSLGLLVYNYAFKSNQYGYANAIAIILFLIIGVVSVLQIKLSKKFEI